Proteins encoded by one window of Cloeon dipterum chromosome 2, ieCloDipt1.1, whole genome shotgun sequence:
- the ple gene encoding tyrosine 3-monooxygenase codes for MALAAQKNREMFAIKKSYSIENGYPARRRSLVDDARFETLVVKQTKQSVLEEARQRSNDSECNPDILDFHQDDSSPYLEEPYTDSEHEADESNLEHKPRAAENNEEDKDQFLTEEEALLGQDIEQRGNELQNASLLACFRDGIGGLARVLKTVENYSGVINHVESRPSKDNGVQFDVLIRVEMTRQNLLLLLRSLRQSASLAGVTLLQEETNSVSVKDPWFPRHASDLDNCNHLMTKYEPELDMNHPGFSDKEYRARRKMIAEIAFAYKYGQPIPHIEYVQTEIDTWNAVFGQVCDLAPKHACKEYNIIFENLKKEGIFRVGAVPQLQEMNDFLRRHTGFTLRPAAGLLTSRDFLASLAFRVFQSTQYVRHRTSPYHTPEPDCIHELLGHMPLLADASFAQFSQEIGLASLGASDSEIEKLSTVYWFTVEFGLCKENSQVKAYGAGLLSAYGELLHAISDKPEHRPFEPQLTAIQPYQDQEYQPIYYVAESFEDAKEKFRRWVSDMSRPFEVRFNPHTERVEVLDSVDRLDALVSQMNLEMLHLTNAIKKLKAR; via the exons ATGGCTCTCGCTGCCCAGAAGAACCGTGAGATGTTCGCCATCAAGAAGTCTTACAGCATCGAG AATGGCTACCCAGCCCGGAGGCGGTCGCTTGTTGACGACGCCCGATTCGAAACTTTGGTCGTCAAGCAGACCAAGCAATCCGTTCTGGAAGAAGCCCGCCAGCGTTCAAACG ATAGTGAATGCAACCCCGACATTCTGGATTTCCATCAAGATG ACAGTTCCCCGTACCTGGAGGAACCATACACGGACAGCGAGCACGAGGCTGATGAGTCCA ACTTGGAGCATAAGCCTCGCGCTGCTGAAAATAACGAGGAGGATAAAG ACCAGTTCCTGACTGAAGAGGAAGCCCTCCTGGGCCAGGACATCGAGCAGCGCGGCAATGAGCTGCAGAACGCGTCCTTGCTGGCGTGCTTCCGCGACGGCATCGGCGGACTGGCCCGCGTTCTCAAGACCGTCGAGAACTACAGCGGCGTCATCAACCACGTCGAGTCGCGTCCTTCCAAGGACAACGGCGTCCAATTCGACGTGCTCATCCGCGTCGAGATGACCCGCCAgaatctgctgctgctgctccgctCGCTGCGCCAGAGTGCCAGCCTCGCCGGCGTCACTCTGCTCCAGGAGGAGACCAACTCCGTCAGCGTCAAAG ACCCCTGGTTCCCCCGCCATGCCAGTGACCTGGACAACTGCAACCACCTGATGACGAAATATGAGCCTGAACTTGACATGAACCACCCCGGATTTTCTGATAAGGAGTACCGCGCTCGCCGCAAGATGATTGCCGAAATCGCTTTCGCCTACAAATA CGGCCAACCCATCCCCCACATTGAGTACGTGCAGACTGAGATCGACACCTGGAACGCCGTGTTCGGACAGGTGTGCGACCTGGCGCCCAAGCATGCTTGCAAAGAGTACAATATCATCTTCGAGAACCTGAAGAAGGAAGGAATCTTCCGCGTTGGCGCCGTGCCTCAGCTGCAGGAGATGAACGACTTCCTGAGGA GACACACCGGCTTCACCCTGCGTCCCGCCGCCGGCCTGCTGACCTCTCGCGATTTCCTCGCCTCGCTGGCCTTCAGGGTGTTCCAGAGCACCCAGTACGTGCGCCACCGCACCTCGCCCTATCACACCCCCGAGCC CGACTGCATCCACGAGCTTCTGGGACACATGCCCCTGCTCGCCGACGCCAGCTTCGCCCAGTTCAGCCAGGAGATCGGACTCGCCTCGCTCGGCGCCTCCGATAGCGAAATTGAGAAGCTTTCGACG GTTTACTGGTTCACCGTCGAGTTCGGTCTGTGCAAGGAGAACAGCCAGGTGAAGGCGTACGGCGCCGGCCTGCTCTCAGCCTACGGAGAGCTGTTGCACGCCATCAGCGACAAGCCGGAGCACAGGCCCTTCGAGCCCCAGCTCACCGCCATCCAGCCCTACCAAGATCAGGAGTACCAACCCATCTACTACGTTGCTGAGAGCTTCGAGGACGCTAAGGAGAAGttcag GCGCTGGGTGAGTGACATGTCGCGGCCCTTCGAGGTCAGGTTCAACCCCCACACCGAACGCGTCGAGGTGCTCGACTCGGTTGACAGACTCGACGCGCTCGTGTCCCAGATGAACCTGGAAATGCTGCACCTGACCAACGCCATCAAGAAACTGAAGGCCCGCTAA